A single genomic interval of Spinacia oleracea cultivar Varoflay chromosome 6, BTI_SOV_V1, whole genome shotgun sequence harbors:
- the LOC110776305 gene encoding gamma-interferon-responsive lysosomal thiol protein: MASHGYPRRIFIFFLLLLHTFLFQYNSSSCYAQIAELNDQKVDLTLYYETLCPYCSYFIAHDLVRLFTTGLISIVNLRLVPWGNADVEPSGYFQCQHGSGECLLNTVEACAVDAYPDTYKHYFMIQCIESLAYQNREAEWQSCFDQVSLDSKPIFDCYNQGNGRRLELQYAYETSQLNPPHAYVPWVLVNNQPLRQDYQNFIAYICREYRGSSVPAACSSAEFMINSFGNDATDAFQQMCYVGGNQNLTSFVPTEILQQNSQVFS, encoded by the exons ATGGCTTCTCATGGCTATCCTCGTCGAATCTTcatcttctttcttcttctccttcacACATTCCTCTTTCAATACAACTCTTCTTCATGTTACGCACAAATTGCTGAACTGAATGATCAGAAGGTTGATTTAACTTTGTATTACGAGACGCTTTGCCCGTATTGTTCATACTTTATTGCTCATGATTTGGTAAGACTCTTCACTACTGGCCTCATTTCTATAGTCAATCTTAGGTTGGTTCCTTGGGGCAATGCAGATGTTGAACCTTCTGGCTATTTCCAATGTCAG CATGGATCAGGAGAGTGCTTGTTGAACACTGTCGAAGCTTGTGCAGTTGACGCTTATCCTGATACT TACAAACACTATTTCATGATTCAATGCATTGAGAGTTTGGCCTATCAAAACAGAGAAGCAGAGTGGCAAAGTTGCTTTGATCAAGTATCACTTGACTCCAAGCCTATTTTCGACTGCTACAATCAGGGAAATGGTCGAAGG CTTGAGTTACAATATGCATATGAAACTAGTCAGCTAAACCCACCTCACGCGTATGTGCCATGGGTGCTTGTCAACAATCAGCCACTCCGCCAG GACTACCAAAACTTCATTGCGTACATCTGCAGAGAGTACAGAGGGTCATCAGTTCCTGCAGCTTGTAGTTCAGCTGAGTTCATGATCAACTCATTTGGAAACGACGCAACAGATGCATTTCAGCAGATGTGCTACGTAGGAGGCAACCAGAACTTGACCTCTTTTGTGCCAACTGAAATTCTACAGCAAAATAGTCAAGTGTTCAGCTGA
- the LOC110776302 gene encoding F-box protein At3g54460 isoform X2, giving the protein MPEENVSVSGIWDLTDDIMQKIISCLCPVDIMRVSATCLHLRLLSVSIMPCIKLKLFPHQQAAVEWMVQRERKVATLHHPLYLEFLTEDGFDFCVNIVSGEIVTGTAPTIKDFRGGMFCDEPGLGKTITALSLILKTQGTLADPPEGAETIWCSHNGDQKYGYYECSSGSRYTGVATPFSGQKCASQSDRRSQFSPDELIPEDQFTPKRTSSRGKSTSSMSSCPERLTLPSSALSPLTPESTLVPCARSLNRVKRNLTRTYERTSRNLEENNTGSSKRSRNRYPSPSPLASKRRRKDLGDQSVVYNETWIQCDACQKWRRLFDDSLADSTTAWFCSLNTDPLYKNCDAPEESWDYRQPVTYLPGFHRKETPGELPQNVEFFTSVLKEHYTLLNCQTKKSLKWLAKLPYDKLLEIETVGLVRPGQVTTKEANGFNKIFQAFGFMRRVEQGVSRWFYPKTLKNLIFDSPALRIALCERLDSFRMYLSRATLIVVPSNLVDHWNSQIQKHVKPEQLRVYVWTDHKIKKPSVHNLAWHYDVVITTFSRLSAEWKPHKRSVLMQIHWMRLMLDEGHTLGSINLTNKMQMAVSLSASNRWILTGTPIPNTPSSQVSQIQPMLKFLHDEVYGESHKSWETGILKPFEAQMEEGKFRLLQLLERCMITARKADLRCIPPCIKKTTCVDFTEEHAKTYNELVVTVRRNILMADWNDPSHVESLLNPKQWKSRTSTINNVRLSCCVAGNIKVSHFGKDIQETMDILVQKGLDPLSAEHALVRYYLSYGGNCQRCKEWCRLPIVTPCRHLLCLDCVALDSERCVLPGCGHSYEMESPGVRRRQENPNPKWPVPKDLIELQPSYTQDSWDPDWQSTSSSKVTYLVQRLKEIQVARGKKDSSMGEGNYAERPYNIIFTQEPCCKPRIDSSEALPEKVLIFSQFLFHIFVIEQQLAIADIKFAGMYSPMNAVNKKKALTIFQDDPSCMALVMDGSAALGLDLSFVTHVFLMEPIWDQSLEEQVISRAHRMGAVRPIHVETLAMRGTIEEQMLEFLQNVDEYRRLWNVDDEKTEQEGARAHKSLHDFAEKTYLVRLSMVRTKA; this is encoded by the exons ATGCCGGAGGAAAACGTTTCTGTATCTGGCATTTGGGATTTAACAGATGATATTATGCAAAAAATTATATCTTGTCTCTGTCCGGTGGATATTATGAGGGTTTCTGCTACATGTCTTCATCTGAGGCTCTTGTCTGTATCGATTATGCCATGTATAAAGCTCAAGCTTTTTCCACATCAGCAAGCTGCTGTTGAGTGGATGGTGCAACGAGAGCGGAAAGTTGCTACTTTACATCATCCTCTGTATTTAGAATTCTTGACTGAAGATGGGTTTGATTTCTGCGTTAATATTGTATCTGGTGAAATAGTCACGGGAACAGCTCCAACAATCAAGGATTTCCGTGGTGGAATGTTTTGTGATGAGCCCGGACTTGGTAAAACTattacagctctttcacttATTCTGAAGACCCAAGGAACACTGGCGGACCCACCAGAAGGTGCTGAAACAATTTGGTGCTCACATAATGGTGATCAGAAATATGGATACTATGAGTGCAGTAGTGGCAGTAGATACACTGGTGTGGCTACCCCATTCTCAGGACAAAAATGTGCTAGTCAGAGTGATAGAAGGTCCCAGTTTTCTCCTGACGAGCTGATTCCAGAGGATCAATTTACGCCAAAGAGGACAAGTTCTCGTGGGAAGAGTACATCATCCATGTCTTCTTGTCCGGAAAGACTAACTCTACCATCATCTGCACTTTCTCCCCTGACGCCTGAATCTACTTTAGTTCCCTGCGCCAGGAGCTTGAACCGTGTTAAGAGAAATCTTACGCGTACATATGAAAGAACTTCCAGAAATCTTGAAGAAAATAATACAGGTTCGAGCAAACGATCTAGAAATCGATACCCATCTCCATCTCCATTGGCTAGCAAGAGGCGGAGGAAGGATTTGGGAGATCAGTCTGTGGTATATAATGAAACTTGGATTCAGTGTGATGCTTGTCAGAAATGGCGTAGGCTTTTTGATGACAGTTTAGCTGATTCAACAACTGCATGGTTTTGTAGTTTGAACACTGATCCCTTGTACAAGAATTGTGATGCTCCTGAAGAGTCATGGGATTACCGCCAACCTGTTACTTATTTACCTGGATTTCACAGAAAAGAAACTCCCGGAGAACTGCCTCAAAATGTGGAATTTTTCACTAGTGTGCTAAAGGAGCATTATACTTTACTCAACTGTCAGACCAAGAAGTCTTTAAAATGGCTTGCTAAACTTCCATATGACAAACTGTTGGAAATAGAGACAGTTGGATTGGTTCGTCCTGGTCAGGTGACTACGAAAGAGGCTAATGGATTCAATAAAATATTTCAAGCATTTGGCTTTATGAGGAGGGTGGAGCAGGGTGTTAGTCggtggttttatccaaaaaccctaaaaaatctGATCTTTGATTCACCTGCTCTCCGAATTGCTCTTTGCGAGCGGTTAGACTCATTCAGGATGTACTTGTCACGGGCAACACTCATCGTCGTTCCATCAAATTTGGTTGATCACTGGAATTCACAGATCCAGAAGCATGTGAAACCTGAGCAATTGCGCGTTTATGTCTGGACGGATCATAAGATAAAGAAGCCTTCTGTTCACAATCTTGCGTGGCATTATGATGTTGTCATAACAACCTTTAGCCGGCTTAGTGCTGAGTGGAAACCTCACAAGAGAAGTGTCTTGATGCAAATTCACTGGATGAGGCTCATGCTAGATGAGGGACACACTCTAGGAAGCATAAACCTGACTAATAAAATGCAAATGGCAGTTTCACTGAGTGCTTCAAATCGTTGGATTTTAACAGGAACTCCTATTCCAAATACTCCCAGTAGTCAGGTTTCTCAGATTCAACCTATGTTGAAATTTCTTCATGATGAAGTATATGGAGAAAGTCACAAGAGCTGGGAAACTGGTATCCTGAAGCCTTTTGAAGCACAGATGGAGGAGGGTAAATTTCGTTTATTACAATTACTAGAGAGGTGCATGATTACTGCTAGGAAAGCAGACTTACGATGCATTCCTCCCTGTATCAAGAAAACAACCTGTGTTGATTTTACAGAGGAACATGCAAAAACGTATAACGAACTCGTTGTTACAGTTCGGCGTAACATTTTGATGGCTGATTGGAATGATCCTTCTCATGTAGAAAGTTTGCTCAACCCAAAACAATGGAAATCCAGGACCAGCACCATCAATAATGTCAGGCTTTCTTGTTGTGTGGCTGGAAATATTAAAGTATCACATTTTGGTAAGGATATTCAAGAAACAATGGATATCTTAGTCCAAAAGGGTTTGGATCCTCTTTCGGCGGAGCATGCTCTTGTAAGATACTATCTTTCTTATGGTGGTAACTGCCAGAG ATGTAAAGAATGGTGCCGCCTACCTATTGTTACACCATGTAGGCATCTTTTGTGCCTTGATTGTGTTGCTTTGGATAGTGAAAGATGTGTACTTCCTGGTTGCGGTCATTCCTATGAGATGGAGAGTCCTGGAGTACGGAGAAGACAAGAAAACCCAAATCCTAAGTGGCCTGTCCCAAAAGATCTAATTGAGTTACAACCATCATATACGCAG GATAGTTGGGATCCAGACTGGCAATCAACTTCCAGTAGTAAAGTCACGTATCTTGTTCAGAGGCTTAAAGAAATTCAGGTTGCTAGAGGTAAAAAAGATAGCTCAATGGGCGAGGGGAATTATGCAGAAAGACCTTATAACATCATTTTTACTCAAGAACCATGTTGCAAGCCAAGGATTGATTCTTCCGAGGCCCTTCCTGAGAAAGTTCTCATATTTTCTCAGTTTCTTTTCCACATATTTGTAATTGAACAGCAG CTGGCTATTGCTGATATCAAATTTGCTGGAATGTATAGCCCTATGAATGCCGTTAATAAG AAGAAGGCGCTCACCATCTTTCAAGATGATCCAAGCTGTATGGCGCTTGTGATGGATGGAAGTGCTGCACTAGGTCTAGATTTGAGCTTTGTTACCCATGTGTTTCTAATGGAGCCAATTTGGGATCAAag TTTGGAGGAACAAGTGATTAGTCGTGCTCATCGTATGGGTGCAGTGCGTCCCATTCATGTTGAGACCTTAGCGATGCGTGGTACTATTGAAGAGCAAATGCTGGAGTTCTTGCAG AATGTTGATGAGTATAGAAGGTTGTGGAATGTAGATGATGAGAAAACTGAACAAGAAGGAGCTCGGGCACACAAATCGTTACATGATTTTGCTGAGAAAACTTATTTGGTTCGCCTGAGCATGGTGCGAACAAAGGCATAA
- the LOC110776302 gene encoding F-box protein At3g54460 isoform X1, which yields MEVEESPIPPNHKLCGFLTTVLSSVHPESKTLEFGTRLELFSQKSDVGFKSNAGVILSPIPYSGGIRFDDDCLNSTTTTTGKKTKKRKKGSNVKSPKKVGNVQGNGIVSVIHQLKTLLKQKCLEIVTRVVGISIGEGDSEIRVAVLVDVYLPITLKLGWQFPKSATTAASVFRHLSCQWLKRTLVLKVGYHKDMIGDNKGLWNLADCHVLGCKQHSDISDSSKKKGFELHDIFKSLPSLSGDVKSFCSRIMPEENVSVSGIWDLTDDIMQKIISCLCPVDIMRVSATCLHLRLLSVSIMPCIKLKLFPHQQAAVEWMVQRERKVATLHHPLYLEFLTEDGFDFCVNIVSGEIVTGTAPTIKDFRGGMFCDEPGLGKTITALSLILKTQGTLADPPEGAETIWCSHNGDQKYGYYECSSGSRYTGVATPFSGQKCASQSDRRSQFSPDELIPEDQFTPKRTSSRGKSTSSMSSCPERLTLPSSALSPLTPESTLVPCARSLNRVKRNLTRTYERTSRNLEENNTGSSKRSRNRYPSPSPLASKRRRKDLGDQSVVYNETWIQCDACQKWRRLFDDSLADSTTAWFCSLNTDPLYKNCDAPEESWDYRQPVTYLPGFHRKETPGELPQNVEFFTSVLKEHYTLLNCQTKKSLKWLAKLPYDKLLEIETVGLVRPGQVTTKEANGFNKIFQAFGFMRRVEQGVSRWFYPKTLKNLIFDSPALRIALCERLDSFRMYLSRATLIVVPSNLVDHWNSQIQKHVKPEQLRVYVWTDHKIKKPSVHNLAWHYDVVITTFSRLSAEWKPHKRSVLMQIHWMRLMLDEGHTLGSINLTNKMQMAVSLSASNRWILTGTPIPNTPSSQVSQIQPMLKFLHDEVYGESHKSWETGILKPFEAQMEEGKFRLLQLLERCMITARKADLRCIPPCIKKTTCVDFTEEHAKTYNELVVTVRRNILMADWNDPSHVESLLNPKQWKSRTSTINNVRLSCCVAGNIKVSHFGKDIQETMDILVQKGLDPLSAEHALVRYYLSYGGNCQRCKEWCRLPIVTPCRHLLCLDCVALDSERCVLPGCGHSYEMESPGVRRRQENPNPKWPVPKDLIELQPSYTQDSWDPDWQSTSSSKVTYLVQRLKEIQVARGKKDSSMGEGNYAERPYNIIFTQEPCCKPRIDSSEALPEKVLIFSQFLFHIFVIEQQLAIADIKFAGMYSPMNAVNKKKALTIFQDDPSCMALVMDGSAALGLDLSFVTHVFLMEPIWDQSLEEQVISRAHRMGAVRPIHVETLAMRGTIEEQMLEFLQNVDEYRRLWNVDDEKTEQEGARAHKSLHDFAEKTYLVRLSMVRTKA from the exons ATGGAGGTTGAGGAATCCCCAATTCCTCCCAATCACAAGCTATGCGGATTCCTCACAACAGTCCTGTCATCAGTCCATCCCGAATCAAAAACCCTAGAATTCGGCACTCGTCTTGAATTATTCTCTCAGAAATCCGACGTCGGATTTAAATCCAATGCCGGTGTCATTCTCTCTCCGATTCCTTATTCTGGCGGCATTCGCTTTGATGATGATTGTTTGAATTCGACAACGACGACAACGGGGAAGAAGACAAAGAAAAGGAAGAAAGGTAGTAATGTGAAGAGTCCGAAGAAGGTTGGGAATGTGCAAGGGAATGGAATTGTGAGTGTGATTCATCAATTGAAGACATTGTTGAAGCAGAAGTGCTTGGAGATTGTTACCAGAGTTGTTGGAATTTCTATTGGGGAAGGAGATAGTGAAATTAGGGTTGCGGTTTTGGTTGATGTGTATCTTCCGATCACATTGAAGTTAGGTTGGCAGTTCCCTAAGTCTGCTACTACTGCTGCATCCGTCTTTCGCCATTTGAG TTGCCAATGGTTGAAACGAACTTTAGTCCTGAAGGTTGGATATCATAAAGATATGATCGGAGACAATAAGGGTTTATGGAATCTAGCTGACTGTCATGTTCTTGGGTGTAAGCAGCATTCTGATATTTCTGATTCTTCAAAGAAAAAGGGATTTGAACTTCACGATATTTTTAAGAGCTTACCTAGCTTGTCTGGAGATGTGAAGTCTTTTTGTTCAAGAATAATGCCGGAGGAAAACGTTTCTGTATCTGGCATTTGGGATTTAACAGATGATATTATGCAAAAAATTATATCTTGTCTCTGTCCGGTGGATATTATGAGGGTTTCTGCTACATGTCTTCATCTGAGGCTCTTGTCTGTATCGATTATGCCATGTATAAAGCTCAAGCTTTTTCCACATCAGCAAGCTGCTGTTGAGTGGATGGTGCAACGAGAGCGGAAAGTTGCTACTTTACATCATCCTCTGTATTTAGAATTCTTGACTGAAGATGGGTTTGATTTCTGCGTTAATATTGTATCTGGTGAAATAGTCACGGGAACAGCTCCAACAATCAAGGATTTCCGTGGTGGAATGTTTTGTGATGAGCCCGGACTTGGTAAAACTattacagctctttcacttATTCTGAAGACCCAAGGAACACTGGCGGACCCACCAGAAGGTGCTGAAACAATTTGGTGCTCACATAATGGTGATCAGAAATATGGATACTATGAGTGCAGTAGTGGCAGTAGATACACTGGTGTGGCTACCCCATTCTCAGGACAAAAATGTGCTAGTCAGAGTGATAGAAGGTCCCAGTTTTCTCCTGACGAGCTGATTCCAGAGGATCAATTTACGCCAAAGAGGACAAGTTCTCGTGGGAAGAGTACATCATCCATGTCTTCTTGTCCGGAAAGACTAACTCTACCATCATCTGCACTTTCTCCCCTGACGCCTGAATCTACTTTAGTTCCCTGCGCCAGGAGCTTGAACCGTGTTAAGAGAAATCTTACGCGTACATATGAAAGAACTTCCAGAAATCTTGAAGAAAATAATACAGGTTCGAGCAAACGATCTAGAAATCGATACCCATCTCCATCTCCATTGGCTAGCAAGAGGCGGAGGAAGGATTTGGGAGATCAGTCTGTGGTATATAATGAAACTTGGATTCAGTGTGATGCTTGTCAGAAATGGCGTAGGCTTTTTGATGACAGTTTAGCTGATTCAACAACTGCATGGTTTTGTAGTTTGAACACTGATCCCTTGTACAAGAATTGTGATGCTCCTGAAGAGTCATGGGATTACCGCCAACCTGTTACTTATTTACCTGGATTTCACAGAAAAGAAACTCCCGGAGAACTGCCTCAAAATGTGGAATTTTTCACTAGTGTGCTAAAGGAGCATTATACTTTACTCAACTGTCAGACCAAGAAGTCTTTAAAATGGCTTGCTAAACTTCCATATGACAAACTGTTGGAAATAGAGACAGTTGGATTGGTTCGTCCTGGTCAGGTGACTACGAAAGAGGCTAATGGATTCAATAAAATATTTCAAGCATTTGGCTTTATGAGGAGGGTGGAGCAGGGTGTTAGTCggtggttttatccaaaaaccctaaaaaatctGATCTTTGATTCACCTGCTCTCCGAATTGCTCTTTGCGAGCGGTTAGACTCATTCAGGATGTACTTGTCACGGGCAACACTCATCGTCGTTCCATCAAATTTGGTTGATCACTGGAATTCACAGATCCAGAAGCATGTGAAACCTGAGCAATTGCGCGTTTATGTCTGGACGGATCATAAGATAAAGAAGCCTTCTGTTCACAATCTTGCGTGGCATTATGATGTTGTCATAACAACCTTTAGCCGGCTTAGTGCTGAGTGGAAACCTCACAAGAGAAGTGTCTTGATGCAAATTCACTGGATGAGGCTCATGCTAGATGAGGGACACACTCTAGGAAGCATAAACCTGACTAATAAAATGCAAATGGCAGTTTCACTGAGTGCTTCAAATCGTTGGATTTTAACAGGAACTCCTATTCCAAATACTCCCAGTAGTCAGGTTTCTCAGATTCAACCTATGTTGAAATTTCTTCATGATGAAGTATATGGAGAAAGTCACAAGAGCTGGGAAACTGGTATCCTGAAGCCTTTTGAAGCACAGATGGAGGAGGGTAAATTTCGTTTATTACAATTACTAGAGAGGTGCATGATTACTGCTAGGAAAGCAGACTTACGATGCATTCCTCCCTGTATCAAGAAAACAACCTGTGTTGATTTTACAGAGGAACATGCAAAAACGTATAACGAACTCGTTGTTACAGTTCGGCGTAACATTTTGATGGCTGATTGGAATGATCCTTCTCATGTAGAAAGTTTGCTCAACCCAAAACAATGGAAATCCAGGACCAGCACCATCAATAATGTCAGGCTTTCTTGTTGTGTGGCTGGAAATATTAAAGTATCACATTTTGGTAAGGATATTCAAGAAACAATGGATATCTTAGTCCAAAAGGGTTTGGATCCTCTTTCGGCGGAGCATGCTCTTGTAAGATACTATCTTTCTTATGGTGGTAACTGCCAGAG ATGTAAAGAATGGTGCCGCCTACCTATTGTTACACCATGTAGGCATCTTTTGTGCCTTGATTGTGTTGCTTTGGATAGTGAAAGATGTGTACTTCCTGGTTGCGGTCATTCCTATGAGATGGAGAGTCCTGGAGTACGGAGAAGACAAGAAAACCCAAATCCTAAGTGGCCTGTCCCAAAAGATCTAATTGAGTTACAACCATCATATACGCAG GATAGTTGGGATCCAGACTGGCAATCAACTTCCAGTAGTAAAGTCACGTATCTTGTTCAGAGGCTTAAAGAAATTCAGGTTGCTAGAGGTAAAAAAGATAGCTCAATGGGCGAGGGGAATTATGCAGAAAGACCTTATAACATCATTTTTACTCAAGAACCATGTTGCAAGCCAAGGATTGATTCTTCCGAGGCCCTTCCTGAGAAAGTTCTCATATTTTCTCAGTTTCTTTTCCACATATTTGTAATTGAACAGCAG CTGGCTATTGCTGATATCAAATTTGCTGGAATGTATAGCCCTATGAATGCCGTTAATAAG AAGAAGGCGCTCACCATCTTTCAAGATGATCCAAGCTGTATGGCGCTTGTGATGGATGGAAGTGCTGCACTAGGTCTAGATTTGAGCTTTGTTACCCATGTGTTTCTAATGGAGCCAATTTGGGATCAAag TTTGGAGGAACAAGTGATTAGTCGTGCTCATCGTATGGGTGCAGTGCGTCCCATTCATGTTGAGACCTTAGCGATGCGTGGTACTATTGAAGAGCAAATGCTGGAGTTCTTGCAG AATGTTGATGAGTATAGAAGGTTGTGGAATGTAGATGATGAGAAAACTGAACAAGAAGGAGCTCGGGCACACAAATCGTTACATGATTTTGCTGAGAAAACTTATTTGGTTCGCCTGAGCATGGTGCGAACAAAGGCATAA
- the LOC110776306 gene encoding kinetochore protein SPC24 homolog — protein MGDNSPQFDINQLLSYCNDLVEVLRDDTDFNMLSHCVQLGESIQSSSDSDFNSNQIAISDYQKKIDDCKHKIEMARSEVVSDEEIERLQKELDVQLKREKQLREDLKVIDDDINELDHQRLSLEDRSQRLRKLEEEQDKELSKLQLYASVTKVIPNLDSPADTGHIVDRDKNTVERFEFDPLQEDAFDICNKIWKMIDR, from the exons ATGGGCGATAATTCCCCACAATTCGATATAAATCAGTTACTATCTTACTGCAATGACCTTGTTGAGGTTCTTAGAGACGACACAGACTTCAACATGTTGAGCCATTGTGTTCAGCTAGGCGAATCCATCCAATCGTCTTCTGATTCCGATTTCAACTCTAACCAGATCGCCATTTCAG ATTATCAGAAAAAGATAGATGACTGCAAGCACAAAATAGAAATGGCGCGATCTGAAGTAGTTTCCGATGAAGAAATAGAGCGCCTTCAGAAGGAGCTTGATGTGCAACTCAAGAGAGAGAAGCAGCTTCGAGAGGATCTTAA AGTAATTGATGACGATATTAACGAACTAGATCATCAGCGGCTTTCATTAGAGGACCGGAGTCAGAGGCTGAGGAAACTTGAAGAAGAACAAGATAAAGAACT GAGCAAACTTCAATTATATGCATCTGTCACAAAGGTTATTCCCAATCTGGACAGCCCAGCAGATACTGGCC ATATTGTGGACCGTGATAAAAACACAGTAGAGAGGTTTGAATTTGATCCATTGCAGGAAGATGCGTTTGACATATGCAACAAGATTTGGAAGATGATCGACCGTTAA